One Tetrapisispora phaffii CBS 4417 chromosome 2, complete genome genomic region harbors:
- the GRX8 gene encoding glutathione-disulfide reductase GRX8 (similar to Saccharomyces cerevisiae YLR364W; ancestral locus Anc_4.211), translating to MSDFDGKVKELITSSEFFQFSASWCPDCVYANSIWTKFHVSDKVTIFDIGSLPKEEQEQWRQAFQRVTGSRNLPTIFVNGVIWGTESELHKFENNGSIQQELEKINLL from the coding sequence ATGTCTGATTTTGATGGAAAAGTTAAGGAATTAATTACATCCAGTgaattctttcaattctCAGCAAGTTGGTGTCCAGACTGCGTTTATGCAAACTCTATCTGGACTAAGTTTCATGTATCAGATAAAGTTACGATTTTCGATATTGGCTCCCTCCCAAAGgaagaacaagaacaatGGAGACAAGCTTTTCAACGAGTTACAGGTAGCAGAAATTTACCAACTATTTTCGTTAATGGTGTAATTTGGGGCACTGAATCTGAATTGCACAAATTCGAAAACAATGGCTCTATACAACAAGAACTAGAAAAGATTAACTTACTTTAA
- the TPHA0B00960 gene encoding uncharacterized protein (similar to Saccharomyces cerevisiae YLR363W-A; ancestral locus Anc_4.208), protein MAQKPLKVTKKVKDPRRITKKQKNLRKAAVLQIKSKKKSLQHLKKLNKASSLTVATERLLSSKVGHLELLKGTRRELERSKDKQLYEKKIIKYCFLHTEDLNFLPASAFTTLIL, encoded by the coding sequence ATGGCTCAGAAACCTCTGAAAGTTACCAAGAAAGTGAAAGACCCACGTAGAATCActaaaaaacaaaaaaatttaagaaaAGCTGCTGTATTACAgattaaatcaaaaaagaaatcttTACAgcatttgaaaaaattgaataagGCTTCTTCTTTGACTGTCGCCACTGAAAGATTGTTATCTTCAAAAGTCGGTCATttggaattattaaagGGTACTCGTAGAGAACTTGAAAGATCAAAAGATAAGCAACTATacgaaaaaaaaataatcaaatattgtttcCTTCACACTGAAGATCTGAACTTCCTCCCAGCCTCCGCATTTACAACACTAATTTTATAA